Below is a window of Pseudomonadota bacterium DNA.
CACGGTGCTTGCCATTTTTGTGGGCTACTTGCTGGGCGGCATCGCCCATGCGCAAACGGCGGAGGACATCAACACGCTGGTCGAGGCCGGGTTGCTGCCGCCGGGGACGGATATTAATACTCTGACAAGTCTCACCAGCCTCAGCGGCATGCTTGGCCAGTTGATTGACTGGCGGGTGCTCGTGGTGCCGTTTTTCACCTCGGCGATCTATAATATTTTCTTCCTCACCGGAAGCTGGCAGGCCACTCCCGGCAAGCGCTTCTGCGGGATATATGTGACCACGGCGGCAGGCGGCAGGCTCACCTTGCCCCAATCCACCGCCCGCCATGTGGCTAGCGGCCTGTCGATGCTGTTGAGCGGGCTGGGCTTTTTGACTATTTTTTTCACCCGTGAGAAACTGGCGCTGCACGATATGATTTGCCATACGCGGGTGGTGATCGGCAAAACCAACCTTTAG
It encodes the following:
- a CDS encoding RDD family protein is translated as MHDPALAPVFAPFRKRFYAYGYDSLIVTVLAIFVGYLLGGIAHAQTAEDINTLVEAGLLPPGTDINTLTSLTSLSGMLGQLIDWRVLVVPFFTSAIYNIFFLTGSWQATPGKRFCGIYVTTAAGGRLTLPQSTARHVASGLSMLLSGLGFLTIFFTREKLALHDMICHTRVVIGKTNL